One window of Camelina sativa cultivar DH55 chromosome 4, Cs, whole genome shotgun sequence genomic DNA carries:
- the LOC104780745 gene encoding O-acyltransferase WSD1-like, translated as MEIKTRRRRQNMSETTVENEEEKEEEQLLSPTARLFHAPEFNCYIISVIGLKKKIEPYVIIEGMKQTLIRHPRFSSKLVNSWNNNRPEQKWVQTNVVVEDHVIIPKIETQNIENADAFLESYLSDLTTIHLDTSKPLWEVHLLDLKTSDAENVVVFKIHHSVGDGMSMMSLVLACTRKTSDPNELPSLPYHNRLSSGSSPLKTSSSCCPRLFWLVMVLWSPVVLVWNTVCDALEFIATTLFLKDTETPIKGNFRLSTSKQMRLVHRTVSLDDIKLIKNAMNMTVNDVVLGVSQAGLSKYLNRRYGEKTKAGEQEESKKNSSNMPKKIRLRAVLLVNIRPTTGIQDLADMMAKGSKCRWGNWIGYIFFPFSIALCDDPLEHLLGVKSIIDRKKNSLEAVLTFAVGNLLIKLLGVQRAAHMTKRTLSNTTMAFSNLVGPIEEVSLYGNTVTYIAPSAYGHPHALTMHFQSYMNKMTMSLTVDPTVISDPHKLCDDLEESLRSIKTAVQERGFTQ; from the exons ATGGAGATTAAGacacgacgacgacgacagAACATGTCGGAGACAACAGTGGAAAATGAGGAAGAAAAGGAGGAGGAGCAACTGCTTAGCCCGACGGCACGTCTGTTTCACGCGCCGGAGTTTAACTGCTACATCATATCGGTGAttggtttaaagaaaaagatcGAGCCATATGTGATTATCGAAGGAATGAAGCAAACTTTGATTAGGCATCCTCGTTTCTCCAGCAAATTG GTGAACTCTTGGAACAACAATAGACCGGAACAAAAATGGGTTCAGACAAACGTTGTGGTCGAGGATCACGTCATCATTCCCAAAATCGAAACGCAAAACATAGAGAACGCAGATGCTTTTCTCGAGAGCTACCTCTCCGACCTCACTACGATCCATTTAGACACCTCCAAGCCATTATGGGAAGTTCATTTACTCGACTTGAAAACTTCTGACGCTGAAAACGTTGTCGTTTTTAAGATCCATCACTCGGTAGGGGACGGTATGTCTATGATGTCTCTAGTACTCGCGTGTACACGTAAAACATCGGACCCCAATGAGCTCCCGAGTCTACCGTACCACAACCGGCTGTCTTCTGGATCATCTCCGCTAAAAACCAGTTCAAGTTGTTGTCCCCGGTTATTTTGGCTAGTTATGGTTCTATGGTCGCCGGTTGTGTTGGTTTGGAATACAGTTTGTGATGCTTTGGAGTTTATTGCTACGACATTGTTCCTTAAGGACACTGAAACACCGATAAAAGGCAATTTCCGGTTAAGTACGAGCAAACAGATGCGTTTGGTTCATCGTACCGTAAGTCTTGACGACATAAAGCTAATCAAGAACGCCATGAATATG ACTGTCAACGATGTAGTACTTGGAGTATCTCAGGCTGGTCTCTCAAAGTATTTGAATAGAAGATACG gaGAGAAGACGAAAGCAGGGGAGCAAGAAGAATCTAAAAAGAATTCAAGTAATATGCCTAAAAAAATAAGGCTAAGGGCAGTTCTGCTTGTAAACATAAGACCGACTACTGGAATCCAG GATCTAGCTGATATGATGGCTAAAGGATCTAAGTGTAGATGGGGAAATTGGATCGGCTACATATTCTTTCCATTCTCCATTGCATTATGTGATGATCCGTTGGAACATCTCCTAGGAGTCAAGTCGATCATCGACCGGAAAAAGAACTCGTTAGAAGCTGTTCTTACATTCGCGGTTGGGAATCTACTTATCAAATTGTTAGGAGTTCAG AGGGCAGCTCATATGACAAAAAGAACACTGTCAAACACAACGATGGCGTTTTCAAATTTGGTCGGACCTATTGAAGAAGTTAGCCTCTATGGAAACACCGTCACGTACATTGCTCCAAGTGCTTATGGTCATCCACAT GCGTTGACGATGCATTTTCAAAGTTATATGAACAAGATGACGATGTCTTTAACAGTCGATCCAACGGTTATCAGTGATCCTCATAAACTATGTGACGATTTGGAGGAATCTCTAAGAAGTATAAAAACTGCTGTCCAAGAAAGAGGTTTTAC